The following proteins come from a genomic window of Gimesia sp.:
- a CDS encoding NTP transferase domain-containing protein gives MSAPAAVILAAGKSTRMKSELPKVLHPILGRTMIDYVLDAARSAGCEKIVVIVGHKADEVKAALSHHPDVEFALQADQKGTGHAVMMSADNLAEHDGPVLVLAGDTPLLKGSSLSRLLEVQQQQNAACVVGTAITEANEGLGRIVRDTNGSFLRIVEQKDATPEEVAILEINTGCFAFDGRQLFKALNQVRPNNNQAEYYLTDCAEILLKDGETVLAETAFTIQEALGVNTQEQLAEVADILQQETA, from the coding sequence GTGAGCGCTCCTGCTGCTGTGATCCTGGCCGCCGGTAAAAGTACCCGGATGAAATCTGAACTTCCCAAAGTCCTGCACCCGATTCTGGGACGTACCATGATTGATTATGTGCTGGACGCCGCCCGCTCAGCCGGCTGTGAAAAAATTGTGGTCATCGTGGGACACAAAGCAGATGAGGTCAAAGCAGCGCTGTCCCACCATCCGGATGTGGAGTTTGCTCTGCAGGCCGACCAGAAGGGGACGGGACATGCCGTGATGATGAGCGCCGATAATCTGGCCGAACATGACGGACCGGTGCTCGTACTCGCGGGAGATACACCTCTATTGAAGGGAAGTTCGCTCTCGCGTCTGCTGGAAGTTCAGCAACAGCAGAATGCCGCCTGCGTAGTAGGCACTGCAATCACCGAAGCCAACGAAGGTCTTGGGCGGATCGTCCGCGACACGAACGGCAGTTTCCTGCGGATCGTAGAACAGAAAGACGCGACCCCGGAAGAAGTCGCGATTCTTGAAATCAACACGGGCTGTTTTGCATTCGATGGCAGACAGTTATTCAAAGCTCTGAATCAGGTCAGACCGAATAATAATCAGGCCGAATACTATCTGACCGACTGTGCAGAAATTCTGCTCAAGGACGGGGAAACGGTCCTGGCGGAAACCGCATTCACTATCCAGGAAGCACTGGGCGTCAATACCCAGGAACAGCTGGCCGAGGTCGCAGACATTCTGCAACAGGAAACGGCGTAA
- a CDS encoding DUF1501 domain-containing protein, which translates to MKQKSSLKQAETGSRREFLKLGLGGLSLPALYQLQAAQAANAEAPAGNKERTAIILVWCRGGVSHLDTFDPKPEAPSDYRGPYSPIATKTEGLYLSELLPRCAQISDKFTVLRSITHTGGGHPAGSLQVLGGDPDRVDKRKPKLPDWMSVANFLRRDPNKVLPNYVGVNAITNYDSFQIAGPTYLGPGAGPFQIQGDPSKPDFKVPNIGLSDARQSERLAKRISLRQQFDQLRRDLDLEGAMQAMDQFEAQATNLLTSKQAAEAFDLTQEPQHIRDRYGMHQWGQQCLMARRLVEAGVEIITTELSGPLCGRVSNWDDHAVNHHVFDAIKYRAPFFDQAVTALIEDIYARGLDKRVLVIVGGEFGRTPRISYSKSTGGGIGSGSAGTTQPGRDHWPNANSMLFAGGNIQTGQIIGATDAKGEGPIARAVRPHDFLATIYSHLGIDYANTFLPDFSGRPTPIVMHGQAIPELAGRA; encoded by the coding sequence ATGAAGCAGAAATCCTCGCTAAAGCAGGCCGAAACAGGTTCACGACGTGAGTTTCTCAAGCTGGGGCTGGGAGGCCTGTCGCTGCCGGCACTCTACCAGTTACAGGCGGCTCAGGCAGCCAATGCTGAAGCACCGGCCGGTAATAAAGAACGAACTGCCATCATTCTGGTCTGGTGCCGCGGTGGTGTGAGTCATCTGGATACATTCGATCCCAAGCCGGAAGCCCCCTCCGATTATCGTGGTCCTTATTCTCCGATCGCGACAAAAACCGAAGGCTTGTATCTGAGCGAACTACTCCCCCGTTGCGCACAAATCTCCGACAAATTCACCGTCCTGCGGTCCATCACCCATACCGGCGGCGGTCATCCTGCTGGATCGTTACAGGTTCTGGGAGGCGATCCCGATCGCGTCGATAAACGCAAACCCAAGCTGCCCGACTGGATGTCGGTCGCCAACTTTCTCCGCCGGGATCCGAATAAAGTACTGCCCAACTATGTGGGCGTGAATGCGATAACAAACTACGACAGCTTCCAGATTGCCGGCCCCACCTACCTGGGACCTGGAGCCGGACCATTCCAGATTCAGGGGGATCCCAGCAAACCTGATTTCAAGGTCCCCAACATTGGTCTGTCAGATGCCCGGCAGTCGGAACGACTGGCGAAGCGAATCAGTCTGCGGCAGCAGTTTGACCAGCTGCGTCGAGACCTCGACCTGGAAGGGGCCATGCAGGCCATGGATCAGTTCGAAGCCCAGGCAACGAATCTGCTGACCAGCAAACAGGCGGCTGAGGCATTCGATCTGACACAGGAACCTCAGCACATTCGTGACCGGTACGGAATGCATCAATGGGGACAACAGTGTCTGATGGCGCGTCGCCTGGTAGAAGCGGGCGTGGAAATTATTACAACCGAGCTTTCCGGGCCTCTGTGTGGACGCGTTTCCAACTGGGACGACCATGCGGTCAATCACCACGTGTTCGATGCGATCAAGTATCGCGCACCATTCTTCGACCAGGCGGTGACCGCTCTGATTGAAGACATCTATGCTCGTGGACTCGATAAACGGGTGCTCGTGATTGTCGGGGGAGAATTCGGACGAACCCCCCGCATCTCCTACTCGAAAAGTACCGGGGGCGGCATCGGCAGTGGCAGTGCGGGTACGACACAACCCGGTCGCGATCACTGGCCCAACGCGAATTCAATGCTCTTTGCCGGCGGAAATATTCAGACTGGCCAGATCATTGGTGCCACTGATGCCAAAGGGGAAGGACCAATTGCCCGCGCCGTCAGACCTCACGATTTCCTGGCGACCATCTATTCACACCTCGGTATCGATTATGCGAATACCTTCCTGCCCGATTTCTCCGGTCGTCCTACGCCGATCGTCATGCATGGCCAGGCGATTCCGGAACTGGCGGGGCGTGCCTGA
- the aroA gene encoding 3-phosphoshikimate 1-carboxyvinyltransferase — MSDTYQVQPVSGPLNGTVRPPGSKSITNRALIVAALAEGQTELTGVLDSRDTQVMIESLNRLGIKVDHDPENCTTVVQGCGGQIPASEASLWLENSGTSIRFLTALCSVGQGEFQLDGNARMRQRPIQDLIDALAELGVDVSCESDTGCPPVRVKARGLLGGETAIAGNVSSQYLSALLMVAPAALGPTTITIQGEMVSRPYLDITLGVMAQFGVTIDRVQNDVWRILPQTYQRPGAYDIEPDASAASYFFAAAAITGGSVTVDGLNQDALQGDINFIRVLEDMGCDIKRDRNSVTVHGKPLKGIDVDMNEISDTAQTLAAVALFAEGPTCIRNVAHIRHKETDRLSAIATELKRMGIRVEETDDSVTIHPGEIQPAVIETYDDHRMAMSFALVGLKVPGIQIADPGCTAKTYPRFFDDLERLCGQTS; from the coding sequence ATGTCCGACACTTACCAGGTTCAACCAGTTTCCGGTCCGCTCAACGGGACTGTCAGACCACCCGGTTCCAAGAGCATCACAAATCGCGCGCTAATTGTCGCTGCCCTGGCAGAGGGGCAGACTGAACTGACCGGCGTCCTGGACAGTCGTGATACCCAGGTGATGATCGAAAGCTTGAACCGACTGGGAATTAAAGTCGATCATGATCCGGAAAATTGCACGACCGTCGTACAGGGCTGCGGAGGACAGATTCCCGCCAGCGAAGCGTCACTCTGGCTGGAAAACAGTGGTACCAGTATCCGTTTTCTGACCGCACTCTGCTCGGTAGGGCAGGGGGAATTTCAGCTGGACGGAAACGCACGCATGCGGCAGCGACCGATTCAGGATCTGATTGACGCCCTGGCAGAGCTGGGGGTCGATGTTTCCTGTGAATCCGACACCGGGTGTCCGCCAGTCCGGGTAAAAGCTCGAGGATTGTTGGGCGGAGAAACGGCGATTGCCGGTAATGTCTCCAGTCAGTATCTGAGTGCCCTGCTGATGGTGGCGCCAGCTGCACTGGGCCCCACAACAATTACCATTCAGGGCGAGATGGTTTCGAGACCCTATCTGGATATCACCCTCGGTGTCATGGCGCAATTCGGTGTGACCATCGATCGAGTGCAGAATGATGTCTGGAGAATCCTGCCGCAAACTTATCAGCGACCTGGCGCCTATGATATCGAGCCTGATGCTTCCGCCGCGAGCTACTTTTTTGCAGCAGCTGCGATCACAGGCGGTTCGGTAACCGTGGACGGACTCAACCAGGATGCTCTGCAGGGAGATATTAACTTCATCCGCGTACTGGAAGACATGGGCTGTGACATCAAGCGGGACCGCAACAGTGTTACGGTACATGGAAAACCCTTGAAGGGCATTGATGTCGATATGAATGAAATCAGCGATACCGCCCAGACGCTGGCAGCAGTAGCTCTGTTCGCTGAGGGACCAACGTGTATCCGCAACGTTGCTCATATCCGACATAAGGAAACAGACCGTCTGTCTGCCATCGCGACAGAGCTGAAGCGCATGGGGATTCGTGTCGAAGAAACGGATGACTCCGTGACCATTCATCCCGGTGAAATTCAACCGGCGGTGATTGAGACCTACGACGACCATCGGATGGCGATGAGCTTTGCCCTGGTGGGGTTGAAAGTGCCCGGTATTCAGATTGCAGATCCCGGCTGTACTGCCAAAACATATCCCCGGTTTTTTGACGACCTGGAACGGTTGTGTGGTCAGACGTCGTGA
- the rsmB gene encoding 16S rRNA (cytosine(967)-C(5))-methyltransferase RsmB, which produces MKRKNVWEDQSKSRPADELALPQYFRSARQLAFFLLEAYRTEDQFVADSLQQWSRRIDLSQQDRRLAMEISIGVIRRQLTLDTLIESQLTRPREKVEPALWTLLRTGVYQLVMLDQIPDHAAVSETVELAGKVGRERWKKLVNAILRSVGRLLTTDEVTEPQANAVPLSTQRFRCLTTDLFPDPKVDQAGYFSRAFSYPQSVMTDWLSRYDSQQVQSIAQWFNQRNTLYLRTNLLQNSRDELLNELQAAGIAVSPGAEPQSIRLENAVPLESLVGFDDGKFTIQDESAMAAGNLLSPQPEETVWDLCAAPGTKTTHLAELMFNRGTIVATDVSPDRLEKIEQNASRLGLTCIRTQLINTRGATLPEEQFDAILVDAPCSNSGVLGKRPEARWRLDEHSLRELQKIQQDLLQTALRQLKPGGRLVYSTCSFDPRENGELLKTVLTRFPERQIVQENLHLPGAPSDGGYQALVR; this is translated from the coding sequence GTGAAGAGAAAAAACGTCTGGGAAGATCAATCAAAGTCCCGTCCGGCGGATGAGCTTGCGCTGCCGCAATATTTTCGTTCCGCCAGGCAACTCGCCTTTTTTCTGCTGGAAGCGTATCGCACGGAGGACCAGTTTGTCGCTGATTCCCTGCAACAGTGGAGTCGTCGGATTGATCTGTCGCAGCAGGACCGTCGCCTGGCAATGGAAATCAGTATTGGCGTGATCCGCCGCCAGTTGACACTGGACACACTGATTGAAAGCCAGCTCACACGCCCCCGCGAGAAGGTTGAGCCGGCACTCTGGACACTGCTCAGAACCGGCGTCTATCAGTTGGTGATGCTCGATCAGATTCCCGATCATGCTGCTGTTTCAGAAACCGTCGAACTGGCCGGCAAGGTCGGTAGGGAACGCTGGAAGAAACTGGTGAATGCCATCCTGAGGTCAGTGGGCAGACTGCTGACCACAGACGAAGTCACAGAGCCTCAGGCGAATGCAGTCCCACTCAGCACACAGCGGTTTCGCTGTCTGACAACGGATCTGTTTCCGGATCCGAAAGTCGATCAGGCAGGATATTTTTCGCGGGCATTCAGCTATCCGCAGTCGGTGATGACAGACTGGTTGTCGCGATATGACAGCCAGCAGGTTCAATCCATCGCGCAATGGTTCAACCAGCGAAATACCCTCTACCTGCGTACGAATCTGCTGCAGAACAGTCGGGATGAACTCTTGAACGAACTGCAGGCTGCAGGAATCGCAGTCAGCCCGGGCGCAGAGCCGCAATCAATCCGTCTCGAAAATGCAGTTCCGCTTGAGTCACTGGTCGGCTTCGATGACGGTAAGTTTACCATTCAGGATGAATCGGCGATGGCGGCCGGCAACCTGCTCAGTCCGCAACCGGAGGAAACGGTCTGGGATCTGTGTGCAGCACCCGGAACGAAAACCACACATCTGGCAGAGCTGATGTTCAATCGGGGTACGATTGTCGCCACCGATGTCTCTCCGGATCGGCTGGAAAAAATCGAACAGAATGCATCCCGACTGGGGCTGACCTGCATTCGCACACAGCTGATCAACACCCGGGGGGCTACACTGCCTGAAGAACAGTTCGATGCCATTCTGGTTGATGCTCCCTGTTCGAATTCTGGCGTGCTGGGGAAACGCCCTGAGGCCCGTTGGCGGCTGGATGAGCACTCTCTCCGGGAACTCCAGAAGATTCAGCAGGACTTGCTGCAAACAGCACTCAGGCAGCTCAAGCCAGGGGGCAGGCTCGTGTATTCCACCTGCTCTTTTGACCCGCGAGAGAATGGTGAGTTGTTGAAGACAGTGTTAACCCGATTCCCGGAACGACAGATCGTCCAGGAGAACCTGCACCTGCCGGGAGCACCCAGCGATGGGGGATATCAGGCTCTCGTACGCTGA
- a CDS encoding PQQ-binding-like beta-propeller repeat protein — MRFTPLLLLTVCCGLFLSTAETQAETWPQFRGADGSGVSSETNLPTKWSAQEGMLWSVDLPGRANSSPAITVKRVDLTTKTPDNGLWILSFDRKTGQQLLKVKVGTGELAAPGPRNLWEHRHNAATPTPMSDEENIWAFFGSGLLVCVDAASGGIVWQKDMVKDYGAYDITFGMGSTPRLWNNLLIVTCMTKGPSYVVAFDKETGKEVWKANRKLPAEKDGADAYSTPTIFQRGDQTELLVSGSDHVNAYDPATGKQLWIAGGLDIPSPFGRIIAAPVANKEMIIATSGNPGGGGLGYIKAFKQGGTGDITKSGLIWKFDTATPDASTPLIMNDKLYMVSQNGVATCLNLSDGKPVWKKRVNGQYFSALVGGDNKVYFLSIEGLCTVIDAKTGEVIAENQLPGTFYSTPAISDGIIYLRSFDKLYAIKGK; from the coding sequence ATGCGATTCACACCCTTGTTGTTACTTACCGTCTGCTGCGGTTTGTTTTTATCGACCGCAGAGACTCAAGCGGAGACCTGGCCTCAGTTTCGTGGTGCTGATGGCAGCGGAGTCTCTTCCGAAACGAATCTTCCCACAAAGTGGTCGGCTCAGGAGGGTATGCTCTGGTCTGTCGATCTCCCCGGTCGTGCGAACTCTTCTCCGGCGATCACAGTGAAACGGGTCGACCTGACGACCAAAACTCCCGATAACGGTCTCTGGATTCTCTCCTTCGACCGAAAGACAGGTCAGCAGCTGCTGAAAGTCAAAGTCGGCACCGGGGAACTCGCCGCACCGGGTCCCCGCAATCTCTGGGAACATCGTCACAATGCAGCGACACCCACCCCGATGTCCGATGAAGAAAACATCTGGGCATTCTTTGGTTCCGGGTTGCTGGTCTGCGTCGATGCCGCCTCCGGGGGAATCGTCTGGCAGAAGGACATGGTCAAGGACTACGGTGCGTATGACATCACCTTCGGCATGGGTTCTACTCCCCGCCTGTGGAACAACCTGCTGATCGTCACCTGCATGACCAAAGGCCCCTCGTATGTCGTTGCTTTCGATAAAGAAACCGGTAAAGAGGTCTGGAAAGCCAACCGCAAACTTCCTGCAGAGAAAGACGGTGCAGACGCTTACTCGACACCGACCATTTTTCAGCGTGGCGATCAGACGGAACTGCTGGTTTCCGGTTCCGATCATGTGAATGCCTATGATCCCGCGACGGGCAAACAACTATGGATTGCTGGCGGCCTGGATATTCCGAGCCCCTTCGGCCGAATCATCGCGGCACCGGTTGCGAACAAAGAGATGATCATCGCGACTTCCGGGAACCCCGGTGGAGGCGGTCTAGGTTACATCAAAGCTTTCAAGCAGGGTGGCACCGGCGACATCACGAAGTCTGGCCTGATCTGGAAGTTTGATACAGCTACCCCCGATGCATCCACGCCCCTGATCATGAATGACAAACTGTATATGGTCAGCCAGAATGGTGTGGCGACCTGCCTGAACCTCAGCGATGGGAAACCCGTCTGGAAAAAGCGGGTGAACGGTCAGTACTTCTCGGCTCTGGTTGGTGGAGACAACAAGGTCTACTTCCTGAGCATTGAAGGGTTGTGCACGGTCATCGATGCTAAGACGGGAGAGGTGATTGCCGAGAACCAGTTGCCCGGCACTTTCTATTCAACTCCCGCCATCAGTGACGGAATCATTTACCTGCGTTCGTTTGATAAGCTGTACGCCATCAAAGGTAAATAA
- a CDS encoding SDR family oxidoreductase, with protein MQKLIIGCGYVGREVARRWLAAGHDVAALTRSEANAQLFSELGIQPVLGEITNPETLQGLPESETVLYAVGFDRSASQSRREVYVEGLAHALSVIKERTQQIIYLSSTSVYGQTAGEWVDETSACEPERENGQICLEAEQLFAQQKLLGEVAVEGNARAVILRLAGIYGPGRLLARMEQIKAGEPLAGRPDAWLNLIHLDDIVQTILRCDGDLQLASHYLVSDSRPVTRQEYYETLAQLLDAPQPRFATGEAADVKSKSTRPNSTERAAGVNKRCNNKRLREELGVQLQYPSIWEGLSQAIKNT; from the coding sequence ATGCAAAAACTGATCATTGGTTGCGGATATGTAGGACGGGAAGTGGCTCGTCGATGGCTGGCAGCGGGGCACGATGTGGCTGCACTCACGCGCTCGGAGGCAAATGCACAGCTGTTTTCCGAACTGGGAATTCAGCCGGTCCTGGGAGAGATCACAAATCCGGAAACGCTGCAGGGCCTCCCCGAGTCGGAAACCGTGTTGTATGCGGTGGGCTTTGATCGATCCGCGAGCCAGTCTCGACGCGAAGTCTACGTCGAAGGTCTCGCGCATGCCCTGTCAGTAATTAAAGAGCGTACACAGCAGATCATTTATCTCTCCAGTACCAGTGTCTATGGTCAGACGGCGGGGGAGTGGGTCGACGAGACCTCGGCATGCGAACCGGAGCGGGAGAACGGGCAGATCTGTCTGGAGGCAGAACAGTTGTTCGCCCAGCAGAAACTGCTCGGAGAAGTAGCTGTCGAGGGAAACGCGCGGGCTGTAATTCTCAGACTGGCAGGGATTTATGGCCCCGGAAGACTGCTGGCCCGGATGGAACAGATCAAAGCGGGAGAACCACTGGCGGGCAGACCTGATGCCTGGCTGAATCTGATTCATCTGGATGACATCGTCCAGACTATTCTCCGCTGTGATGGAGACTTGCAGCTTGCTTCACATTATCTGGTGAGTGACAGTCGTCCTGTAACGCGTCAGGAATATTACGAAACCCTGGCTCAACTGCTCGATGCACCTCAGCCCCGGTTTGCGACGGGAGAAGCGGCGGATGTGAAGTCAAAATCGACCCGCCCTAACAGCACTGAACGTGCTGCGGGTGTCAATAAACGTTGTAATAACAAAAGGTTACGCGAAGAACTGGGAGTGCAGTTGCAGTATCCCAGTATCTGGGAAGGGCTGTCTCAGGCGATTAAAAATACCTGA
- a CDS encoding NAD(P)H-dependent glycerol-3-phosphate dehydrogenase, giving the protein MTTKVAILGGGGMATACASLLTESPETAVSMWVRKPEVAEDIHVHRENRRLLPGVKLPEAVHVTSDVDAAVKDADFLVIAIPTEFVRQALTTLKPHLKGETPVVSVIKGIERETFYRPSEIITDVLGPRPVVALGGPSHAEEIARRLPASVVAASGELDLARETQQLFSTDRFRVYTNLDIIGVELAGALKNVIAIAAGICDGGKYGDNAKSAIMTRGLVEMTLFGASFGAEPSTFSGLAGVGDLITTCMSPFGRNRSLGERLGRGETLQEILSSMEAVAEGVNTTRSVYNLAEQRGLEMPITTEIYRVLFEGKSPEDATQTLMTRPPREE; this is encoded by the coding sequence ATGACAACCAAAGTGGCAATTCTGGGTGGGGGCGGGATGGCGACCGCCTGTGCATCATTGCTCACAGAAAGCCCGGAGACAGCCGTCTCCATGTGGGTCCGTAAGCCGGAAGTTGCTGAAGATATTCACGTCCACCGGGAAAACCGCAGACTGCTGCCGGGAGTCAAGCTGCCTGAAGCAGTGCATGTGACCTCAGACGTTGATGCAGCGGTGAAAGATGCCGATTTCCTGGTCATCGCAATACCCACCGAATTTGTCAGGCAGGCACTGACCACACTGAAGCCACACCTCAAAGGGGAAACGCCGGTCGTCAGTGTGATCAAGGGGATTGAGAGAGAGACTTTTTATCGTCCCAGCGAGATCATTACCGATGTACTGGGACCGCGGCCCGTTGTGGCACTGGGAGGACCCAGCCATGCGGAAGAAATCGCCCGTCGGCTGCCGGCCAGTGTGGTGGCTGCCAGCGGGGAGCTCGATCTCGCTCGCGAGACGCAACAGCTCTTCAGTACAGATCGCTTCCGGGTGTATACGAATCTGGACATCATTGGGGTCGAACTGGCGGGGGCTCTTAAAAATGTAATCGCGATTGCAGCCGGGATCTGTGATGGGGGCAAATATGGCGACAACGCCAAATCGGCCATTATGACACGCGGACTGGTAGAAATGACCCTGTTCGGAGCCTCCTTTGGTGCTGAACCGTCCACGTTTTCAGGCCTGGCTGGTGTTGGCGACCTGATCACCACCTGTATGAGTCCCTTCGGTCGCAACCGGAGTCTGGGAGAACGGCTCGGCCGCGGCGAGACGCTGCAAGAGATTCTCAGCAGCATGGAAGCGGTCGCGGAGGGTGTCAACACAACTCGCAGCGTTTATAATCTGGCAGAACAGAGAGGGCTGGAAATGCCCATCACAACCGAGATCTATCGGGTGCTGTTTGAAGGCAAGTCACCCGAAGATGCCACCCAGACCCTGATGACACGCCCCCCACGTGAGGAATAA
- a CDS encoding ribose-phosphate pyrophosphokinase, whose protein sequence is MYDHLTLLSGRAHPKLAGEIAEYLGIRLASVELSNFPDGEISLKLNQNVRGRDVFIVQPTSPPVNDNLMELLILMDACRRASAERITAVIPYFGYARQDRKDSGRVPITSKLVANLINEAGADRVLAMDLHAAQIQGFFDTPVDHLYAAPILDRYFRSLNIPDKDLVVVSPDEGSIKRTLQHNNNIGGTLAIVDKRRKNALETQQANIIGGPIEGKIALLFDDMISTAGSIVGAVNVVKEHGAKEIYVGASHAVFCGPAIKSLSEAPIKEIVVTNSLPIPDQDKLSNLRTISIAPLLGEAIRRIHRNESVSHLFD, encoded by the coding sequence ATGTATGACCATCTCACACTTCTCAGTGGACGAGCTCATCCCAAACTGGCCGGAGAAATTGCAGAATATCTCGGCATTCGACTGGCCTCAGTCGAATTATCGAATTTCCCGGATGGGGAAATCAGCCTGAAACTCAATCAGAACGTGCGGGGACGCGATGTTTTTATCGTGCAGCCCACTTCTCCGCCGGTCAATGATAACCTGATGGAACTGTTGATCCTGATGGATGCCTGTCGACGTGCGAGTGCAGAGCGTATCACCGCGGTCATTCCTTACTTTGGCTATGCCCGCCAGGACCGGAAAGACTCGGGACGCGTTCCGATTACCTCCAAACTGGTCGCCAACCTGATCAACGAAGCAGGCGCGGATCGCGTCCTGGCGATGGACCTGCATGCGGCCCAGATCCAGGGTTTCTTTGATACCCCCGTGGATCACCTGTATGCAGCTCCGATTCTCGATCGCTATTTCCGCAGCCTGAATATCCCCGATAAAGATCTGGTGGTCGTCAGCCCCGATGAAGGCAGTATCAAGCGGACGCTGCAGCACAATAATAATATCGGGGGCACGCTGGCGATTGTGGATAAGCGCCGCAAGAACGCCCTGGAAACACAGCAGGCCAATATTATCGGTGGTCCGATCGAAGGCAAAATCGCCCTGCTGTTTGACGATATGATCTCCACGGCCGGTTCGATTGTGGGAGCCGTGAATGTGGTTAAAGAGCATGGTGCCAAAGAAATTTACGTTGGTGCTTCGCATGCTGTCTTCTGTGGACCGGCAATCAAGTCTCTCAGCGAAGCGCCGATCAAAGAGATTGTAGTGACCAACAGTCTGCCGATTCCCGATCAGGATAAGCTTTCGAATTTACGTACGATTTCGATTGCGCCCCTGCTGGGAGAAGCCATTCGCCGAATTCACCGCAATGAATCGGTCAGCCACCTGTTCGACTGA